In the Daphnia pulicaria isolate SC F1-1A chromosome 2, SC_F0-13Bv2, whole genome shotgun sequence genome, one interval contains:
- the LOC124326027 gene encoding uncharacterized protein LOC124326027, with protein MDDDAEDSTEGSPVSWNFNSIYSDKDVLEEIKYYVQSDDNESNKFYDDVVQHIESKIGRQLVCLEKTWSERQYVNVVMKMWLRKSCRKAFYYLDNKTTDISLEMSSLLAELDSIHSFEDIRSKLADESRLRYWCDGGCQYLKLILDQKDLLETAHRFVVPVINYLKQFKSSCTDKVFSRCLNDIAKDKVRGDKFVKFISSLDEFLAHLREDKELQDLLEEENTIGISGRDLVKKLIGNVSKIKLTLPEWVIRFISINTQLPDEEWTPKLQSLTLETCKKFLLPRNEIQIKDDDGRQIIFIKGIVIFVSKIIKPMLELKRANPNVQEVQIVGLTSVHVDWHLESKNWHGINVGVVSDQIFVNGEVCWDVSGLHGYIKPGTSTMCSTNDKGTNYPKPGESGGNVYVVCNEMTAINNGRWTITSDGGDGDNASKDANKKWTKEKFEMVFPSMSRFDSAGENAVSKVLAKLEEILPPENRDHGVDIGKGHDDAFFVRGTAKDGNRITVSYFYKINKTTRNIKNKCTVVLRQGAVGQGGFGGTIVIENLSGDMGKKSSVLFTGKDKRQITYVRTNFYEAFGSDGNMSKLVGDVGFIHNENSSLCKQNNKGEFFGFDSDVRLHLKFQTKKPRGKGSNLYGRLHHPINGLNYASIVCSSNRESYEDHSLTFDQKRMVEAVKKKAITLQSLGQHLAQIDERKQMTQSLQKMLANPLDQHCNIGVLMNNISNKEIQLNHQLTSQRQYHQEKIGQGQYVKPSSLKKEDVGRAACSYRVNADRRPVCFADCKKPPANKVYCLEALPTVGGVDSALHCIFGRPNSDGLYYCNNTNKYRHRLAKFILDKENRSKMSAPIESFVLRVKNGSKDFPVASTMKDSYTKHKKVEKKSNWQIPTDRFEKLLEEYAKFVECPSSFLLITELKLLALVHQLTIHVYESQSYSFQFKSTFNLNGGGCNIDPLNENFLLYEPDGECQRLKANTNLQPFCSQIENDLFKFQPFQTISFANLMEWSKENCCYDKIMSSLKMLNPEDGETPDELSRLLLERLKEIVMKNGPINELESEIRILSERVEEYNSRNISPIFYLHIVAKSEPYEWKYDFLLLEIEEQLSSPLNPAERKVWRDNLFYSLDDKIVSLLRERLVASRTGISTSLLEPEKFEQMLKMLESKTEESEKLVEHLRQLPLHKWFDVLKSKVGMKNDNSSSRKTSRNEENDKEEPAPNLSQERILSDIMSLINIDNDWPSTFLRDIENRVSASSLMAERDDKSIQKLIQKWQTKGLKLNDDESLIQFLYVYDFAVTKVYASLTKNGSNRNQPFRLRDTQKVTIITLLMSTSTLAQVSTGEGKSLIVAGVAIAHALSGKKIDVIISNDVLALRDSNRSVADGGLRDIYEYFKVKVANNCSHTEDDRVKAYDSAVVYGELANFQGDYLLDSFYGRNIRGDRTFDLVIIDEVDCMLLDRGNNTLYLSHDIPGMEMLESLYVFIWEKICNHKLGLEKIKCDVLYDLYGTITKKHLEAVHAPLKTNPSKLNELWDYLIEAKIIDPQGRLLADKLERIARINYIENPDLNLKLIFYFRNVIERERHIRIPSHLLSFVDRHLDTWLENALFAMYLKPEVDYVIDQDRTDKSTDLNPQVIVIDPHTGTDQTSSQWDESLHQFLQLKEGCKLTLQSLKAVFISNTTYIKRYKMLLGTSGTLGFEAEQEFLKKKYDCKCIFIPTAFPKCFTIKPAKVLKTKQSWLEAIKEEVRLTVSPTKEKRSAVIFCRSIRDVNIVHQYLTASFPKVKETRQIHRYIRDFEEFAFESKTLDVGHIIVATNLAGRGTDIKISRELNENGGLHVCLAYLPENERIEEQAMGRAGRNGAPGSGIIILCEPQFSKRELSVESPEEWSTERFINMKEERNTRERQRISRLEEDFCGIDLQERFFNEFSNHHTQLKIDLKHLKWDDPIIKAVCDSILDKWALWLDEMEVDAAFLSFECINYFFRKELIEVLTLPENPSDIEWMTPARSVVVAKHLITNRENKPSFLTAACVILDRLIESNDSFFYPSAHYYRSLIYTTDNFQKNRKPFIRTLRTCESNLIKHIEMQSSCLDKITQTNNMRSDEKLPFCVVDSYKQQKQKVIQIFQYFICSTRSLLGSHSCSASDVQNALIAKNTKNEKANEKKLMKKANELFESLVKSKCIINQVSEEKTVPNRDAVIQRVAYDNGVSQSSLVESLENIRGKNESFNIERGVSFCRTISKDKIFGKKISSDGLGEREIEKKLKSIQMIRYSRKKYWEYLLDKGVLQECVIVSESEAAKMNRLDPKFTDGIFVQYSYSGSFKDLKKNGKVIFRKEYKKANTCRNNKEIDYDYALLDLERLKSVDLTSFGQLKSHDLMYTNIDTDEWPQIWNDLLKQNIIDEKGNLVPNKETKLFRYPQCPAYEVPVRKLIETTFAVEIVRRQWLNAEKDPNSLKAIEILPLKPYRKILNDLKASHVICGAQVTEDTTLLEKTVNDICSSEDTRQCVLEFLKSRQAIYVTTKMTPDTFCLYSLESHIRTIKEMSGVLSELHAFTLVGFDHVINMKERAATWKFFGSASLVIFGGVAQIVARVVGQNFGLLTQEYGDAVSQQGMADINYGIQAIKYRQEITWDDYKRHKMDLVKSDLVMIKDTMLNSLEADDEFEFESELMTSAPYSRGNERTIRDQSICQDMPVTEDSSAMNHFQSVEHKVDLFFQLRVTFQSTLLEKTNSVIRKNSVEMKETLGNLYRSHGLEKAQKTVKTKMKELVDNSFDHSLGVAVKAWNKLLEKQFFQLDDAGTFKWENREELRTNLVLKMGISVIKRTQMECINKFHAELRKSCSSESSTTNDFDDEERHRFLTNGIANIKSELARNVEKLTQKMMEYFIHNHNAFT; from the exons ATGGATGATGATGCAGAGGATTCAACGGAAGGATCTCCAGTGTCCtggaattttaattcaatttactCCGACAAAGATGTTTTAGAAGAGATCAAATACTACGTACAGTCAGACGATAATGAATCCAACAAATTTTATGACGATGTCGTCCAACACATCGAATCCAAGATTGGGCGTCAACTCGTCTGCTTGGAAAAAACCTGGTCCGAGAGACAATACGTCAATGTCGTCATGAAAATGTGGTTGCGCAAGAGTTGTCGAAAGGCCTTTTACTACCTGGATAATAAAACGACTGATATCAGCCTCGAGATGTCATCCCTCCTGGCTGAGCTGGACTCCATCCATTCCTTCGAAGATATTCGCAGTAAATTGGCCGACGAATCACGACTTCGATACTGGTGTGATGGCGGATGTCAATATCTTAAACTGATTCTCGATCAAAAGGACCTACTCGAAACTGCTCATCGCTTCGTCGTGCCTGTCATAAATTATTTGAAGCAATTCAAATCATCGTGCACCGACAAGGTGTTTTCCCGGTGCCTGAACGATATTGCCAAAGATAAAGTTCGAGGCGACAAGTTCGTGAAATTTATTTCCTCGCTGGATGAGTTTCTGGCACACCTGAGAGAAGATAAAGAATTACAAGACCTTTTAGAAGAGGAGAACACAATTGGCATATCGGGACGTGATTTGGTCAAGAAACTAATCGGCAatgtgtccaaaattaaattaacattaCCCGAATGGGTTATTCGCTTCATATCCATTAATACACAATTACCTGACGAAGAATGGACCCCAAAACTGCAATCACTGACTTTGGAGACGTGCAAAAAGTTCTTGCTACCtagaaacgaaatccaaatcaAAGACGACGATGGAAggcaaattattttcatcaaAGGCATCGTCATCTTTGTGAGCAAAATAATCAAACCAATGTTGGAACTGAAACGAGCCAATCCGAATGTGCAAGAAGTCCAAATTGTTGGGCTGACATCGGTACACGTCGACTGGCACTTGGAATCGAAAAACTGGCACGGAATAAACGTGGGAGTCGTCTCCGATCAAATCTTTGTCAACGGAGAAGTCTGTTGGGACGTATCAGGGCTACATGGATATATTAAACCTGGAACCAGCACGATGTGTTCTACGAACGATAAAG GCACAAATTATCCTAAGCCGGGTGAGAGCGGTGGTAATGTGTACGTCGTTTGTAACGAAATGACAGCGATCAACAATGGACGCTGGACAATTACATCTGATGGGGGAGACGGAGACAACGCCAGCAAGGATGCAAATAAGAAatggacaaaagaaaaatttgaaatggttTTCCCTTCCATGTCGCGATTTGATTCAGCAGGTGAAAATGCAGTGAGCAAAGTCCTGGCGAAACTAGAAGAAATCTTACCGCCGGAAAATAGGGATCACGGCGTCGATATCGGAAAGGGACACGACGATGCTTTTTTCGTCAGAGGAACCGCAAAAGATGGAAATAGGATCACAGTatcctatttttacaaaattaacaAGACAACCCGCAACATAAAGAATAAATGTACAGTCGTACTTCGCCAAG GAGCGGTTGGACAAGGTGGATTTGGTGGGACCATTGTCATCGAGAACTTGAGCGGAGACATGGGCAAGAAGTCCAGTGTTCTGTTCACTGGAAAGGACAAACGACAAATAACATATGTACGTACCAATTTTTATGAGGCATTCGGTTCAGATGGCAATATGAGCAAATTGGTTGGAGATGTCGGTTTTATTCACAACGAAAACTCGTCGCTgtgcaaacaaaacaacaagggAGAATTCTTCGGATTTGACAGTGATGTCAgactacatttaaaatttcaaactaaGAAACCGCGCGGTAAAGGTTCCAACTTGTATGGCAGATTACATCATCCGATAAATGGGTTGAATTATGCGTCAATTGTTTGCAGTAGTAATCGGGAGTCTTATGAAGACCACAGCTTGACGTTCGACCAAAAGCGAATGGTGGAAGCCGTTAAGAAAAAGGCCATCACTCTGCAAAGTCTAGGGCAGCATTTAGCCCAGATAGACGAACGAAAGCAAATGACTCAATCTCTCCAGAAAATGTTGGCCAATCCGTTGGATCAACACTGCAACATCGGTGTTTTAATGAACAACATTTCAAACAAAGAAATTCAACTGAATCATCAGTTGACATCCCAACGTCAATATCATCAGGAGAAAATCGGACAAGGGCAATACGTCAAGCCATCATCgttaaagaaagaagatgtCGGTCGTGCAGCATGTTCTTACCGGGTAAATGCAGATCGCCGTCCTGTTTGCTTTGCTGACTGTAAGAAACCACCGGCCAACAAGGTTTACTGTCTCGAAGCTTTACCAACGGTGGGTGGGGTTGACAGCGCCCTTCACTGTATTTTCGGCCGACCGAATTCGGACGGTCTGTATTATTGCAATAACACCAACAAATACCGCCATCGTCTTGCCAAGTTCATTCTAgacaaagaaaacagaagCAAAATGTCCGCGCCTATCGAAAGTTTTGTGCTTAGAGTGAAGAACGGTAGCAAAGACTTTCCTGTGGCAAGTACCATGAAGGACTCGTAcacgaaacacaaaaaagttgagaaaaaaTCGAATTGGCAAATACCCACGGACCGATTCGAGAAATTGTTGGAAGAATATGCTAAATTCGTTGAATGCCCATCGAGTTTTCTGTTGATTACCGAGCTGAAGCTATTGGCCTTAGTTCACCAACTAACCATTCATGTTTATGAAAGTCAATCATATTCATTCCAATTTAAAAGTACATTTAATCTAAATGGCGGTGGATGTAATATAGATCCATTAAATGAAAACTTTCTTCTGTACGAACCTGATGGTGAATGTCAGCGTCTCAAGGCTAATACGAACCTGCAACCCTTTTGCAGTCAAATTGAAAacgatttattcaaatttcagcCTTTTCAGACCATTTCATTTGCAAATTTGATGGAATGGTCTAAAGAGAACTGCTGTTACGACAAAATAATGTCGTCACTCAAGATGCTCAACCCCGAAGACGGTGAAACACCTGATGAATTATCTCGACTTCTTCTAGAGCGCTTAAAGGAGATTGTAATGAAGAATGGACCAATAAATGAACTGGAATCAGAGATTCGCATTTTGTCTGAACGAGTGGAGGAATACAACAGTCGAAATATAAGCCCAATCTTTTACCTGCACATTGTTGCCAAATCGGAGCCTTACGAATGGAAATATGATTTCCTTTTACTCGAAATAGAAGAACAGCTTTCAAGTCCGCTCAACCCAGCCGAACGAAAAGTTTGGAGAGACAACTTGTTTTACAGTTTGGACGACAAGATTGTGTCATTATTGCGAGAACGTCTTGTGGCATCAAGGACCGGTATTAGTACCTCTTTACTAGAACCAGAAAAGTTTGAGcaaatgttgaaaatgttgGAATCCAAAACCGAAGAGTCTGAAAAACTAGTTGAACATCTTCGTCAATTGCCCCTACACAAATGGTTCGATGTGCTGAAAAGTAAAGTCGGAATGAAGAATGATAACAGCTCCTCGAGAAAAACGAGTAGGAATGAGGAGAACGATAAAGAAGAACCAGCCCCTAATTTATCGCAAGAAAGAATCCTATCGGATATAATGTCCTTAATAAATATAGATAACGATTGGCCATCCACATTTTTGAGAGACATTGAAAATCGTGTAAGTGCATCATCTTTGATGGCGGAGCGCGACGATAAGAGCATTCAAAAACTCATCCAAAAGTGGCAAACTAAaggtttaaaattaaatgacgATGAATCGCTGATTCAGTTCCTTTATGTCTACGATTTCGCCGTAACGAAAGTTTATGCCAGTTTGACCAAGAATGGAAGTAACAGAAACCAACCCTTCCGGCTGCGCGATACCCAAAAAGTGACGATAATTACTTTATTGATGTCAACCAGCACGTTAGCTCAAGTATCCACTGGAGAAGGCAAGTCGCTAATCGTGGCCGGTGTGGCTATTGCACATGCTCTTTCGGGGAAAAAAATCGACGTCATTATCAGCAACGATGTCCTAGCCCTTCGTGATTCTAATCGGTCGGTGGCTGACGGTGGCCTTCGAGACATTTACGAATATTTCAAAGTGAAAGTAGCCAACAATTGCAGCCATACGGAAGACGATCGCGTCAAAGCCTACGATTCTGCCGTCGTTTACGGGGAATTGGCTAACTTTCAAGGTGATTACTTGTTAGACTCCTTCTATGGCCGCAACATCCGCGGAGATCGCACGTTCGACTTGGTCATTATTGACGAGGTTGATTGTATGTTGCTTGACCGAGGCAATAACACGCTTTACTTGTCGCACGATATCCCTGGCATGGAAATGCTCGAATCTTTGTACGTattcatttgggagaaaatATGCAATCATAAGTTGGGActcgaaaaaatcaaatgcgaCGTCCTGTATGATCTCTACGGCACAATCACTAAGAAACATTTAGAGGCCGTTCACGCTCCATTGAAAACCAATCCATCAAAACTGAACGAACTGTGGGACTATCTAATCGAGGCGAAAATCATTGATCCACAAGGACGTCTTTTGGCTGATAAACTTGAACGCATTGCACGAATAAATTATATTGAGAATCCCGatctgaatttaaaattaattttctatttccgCAATGTGATCGAGCGCGAACGCCACATCCGGATTCCCAGTCACTTGTTGTCCTTTGTCGACAGACATCTTGACACTTGGCTGGAAAACGCCTTGTTTGCAATGTATCTGAAACCTGAAGTGGATTACGTCATCGATCAAGACCGGACGGATAAGAGTACGGATCTAAATCCTCAAGTGATTGTAATCGATCCGCACACGGGGACAGATCAAACTTCGTCCCAATGGGATGAATCTCTTCATCAATTTCTTCAACTCAAGGAAGGATGCAAATTAACGCTGCAAAGTCTTAAGGCTGTTTTTATATCCAATACGACCTACATCAAACGTTACAAAATGCTACTAGGTACATCGGGAACGCTGGGATTCGAAGCAGAACAGGAAtttctgaagaaaaaataCGATTGCAAATGTATTTTCATTCCGACTGCCTTTCCGAAATGTTTCACCATCAAACCAGCCAAAGTGTTAAAGACAAAGCAAAGTTGGCTTGAAGCaatcaaagaagaagtaaGACTTACAGTTTCCCCAACGAAAGAAAAGCGTTCGGCTGTCATTTTCTGTCGATCGATCAGAGATGTTAACATTGTTCATCAATATTTGACAGCTTCCTTTCCAAAAGTTAAAGAGACCAGACAGATCCATCGCTACATCCGCGATTTCGAAGAATTCGCATTTGAAAGCAAAACATTGGACGTGGGTCATATAATTGTCGCTACCAATTTAGCCGGTCGTGGAACTGATATCAAGATCAGCAGAGAACTGAATGAAAATGGAGGTTTACACGTTTGTTTGGCGTATTTGCCAGAGAATGAACGGATTGAGGAACAGGCGATGGGTCGTGCCGGTCGAAACGGAGCACCCGGAAGCGGAATAATTATCTTATGTGAGCCCCAATTTTCCAAAAGGGAGTTGTCGGTTGAATCTCCTGAGGAGTGGAGTACTGAGAGATTCATCAACATGAAAGAAGAACGGAATACACGAGAACGCCAAAGAATTTCTAGACTAGAAGAAGATTTCTGCGGCATTGATTTACAAGAAAGATTCTTCAACGAATTTTCAAATCATCACACACAATTGAAGATTGAcctcaaacatttaaaatggGACGATCCGATAATTAAGGCAGTTTGCGATAGCATCTTGGACAAATGGGCACTGTGGCTCGATGAAATGGAAGTTGACGCGGCATTTTTAAGTTTCGAATGcatcaactatttttttagaaaagaacTCATCGAGGTGCTCACACTACCCGAGAACCCTAGTGACATCGAATGGATGACACCGGCGCGTTCAGTTGTCGTGGCCAAACATCTAATAACAAATCGAGAGAACAAACCCAGTTTTTTAACGGCCGCTTGCGTAATTTTGGATAGACTGATCGAATCGAACGACAGTTTTTTCTACCCATCTGCTCACTACTATCGCTCTCTCATTTACACAACAGACAATTtccaaaagaatagaaaaccgTTTATCCGAACATTGCGAACCTGTGAATCTAATCTCATCAAGCACATAGAAATGCAATCGTCATGCCTTGACAAAATAACGCAGACAAATAATATGAGATCTGACGAGAAGCTTCCGTTTTGCGTTGTCGATTCCTACAAACAGCAAAAGCAGAAAgttattcaaatatttcaatactttattTGCTCCACAAGATCGTTGTTGGGAAGTCACAGTTGTTCAGCTTCTGACGTTCAAAATGCATTGATTgcaaaaaacacgaaaaatgaaaaagctaACGAAAAAAAGCTAATGAAAAAAGCTAACGAATTATTTGAATCGCTGGTGAAATCTAAGTGCATCATCAATCAAGTCAGCGAAGAAAAGACGGTCCCAAATCGAGATGCCGTTATTCAGCGAGTAGCCTATGACAATGGAGTTAGTCAATCGTCACTCGTTGAAAGCTTAGAAAACATAAGGGGCAAAAATGAATCATTCAACATTGAAAGGGGAGTGTCATTTTGCCGAACTATTAGCAAAGATAAGATTTTCGGAAAGAAAATAAGTAGCGATGGTCTCGGCGAGAGAGAAATTGAGAAGAAACTGAAAAGTATTCAGATGATTCGCTAttccagaaaaaaatattgggaGTACTTGTTGGATAAAGGAGTCCTCCAAGAGTGTGTGATCGTTTCCGAGTCTGAGGCTGCAAAAATGAATCGCTTAGACCCGAAATTCACTGATGGCATTTTCGTACAGTACAGTTATTCGGGCAGtttcaaagatttaaagaagaaTGGAAAAGTCATTTTCCGTAAGGAATATAAGAAAGCTAATACATGTCGTAATAACAAGGAAATTGATTACGATTATGCCCTTCTCGATCTCGAAAGGCTCAAGAGTGTCGACCTGACATCGTTTGGTCAGTTGAAAAGTCACGATTTGATGTACACGAATATCGATACCGACGAATGGCCACAGATTTGGAACGAtttgttgaaacaaaatattattgaCGAAAAGGGAAATCTTGTCCCCAATAaggaaacaaaactttttagATATCCCCAATGCCCGGCGTATGAAGTTCCTGTgagaaaattgattgaaacaaCGTTCGCTGTAGAAATAGTCAGGCGTCAGTGGCTGAATGCTGAAAAAGATCCAAATTCTCTCAAGGCAATTGAAATACTACCCCTGAAACCTTATCGAAAAATTCTGAACGATCTGAAGGCGTCACACGTCATTTGTGGAGCTCAAGTGACGGAGGATACGACACTTTTAGAGAAAACTGTCAACGATATATGTTCATCAGAGGACACACGTCAATGTGTTTTAGAATTCCTGAAAAGCCGCCAAGCAATCTACGTTACCACGAAAATGACACCGGATACTTTTTGTCTCTATTCTCTTGAAAGCCACATTCGAACAATTAAAGAAATGTCAGGCGTCTTGTCTGAACTCCACGCTTTTACTCTGGTAGGATTTGACCATGTAATTAACATGAAGGAACGAGCAGCGACATGGAAGTTTTTTGGTTCTGCATCACTCGTCATTTTTGGTGGAGTTGCTCAGATTGTGGCTCGAGTTGTAGGTCAAAATTTCGGGCTATTAACACAAGAATACGGTGACGCAGTATCACAACAGGGAATGGCTGACATCAATTACGGCATTCAAGCTATAAAATATCGACAAGAAATCACTTGGGACGATTACAAAAGGCATAAAATGGATCTGGTAAAATCTGATCTAGTTATGATTAAAGATACGATGTTGAATTCCCTGGAGGCTGACGACGAATTTGAGTTTGAATCAGAATTGATGACGTCGGCGCCCTACTCAAGAGGAAACGAGAGAACAATTCGTGATCAATCCATATGCCAGGATATGCCAGTAACCGAAGACAGCAGCGCAATGAATCACTTTCAATCAGTCGAGCACAAAGtcgatttgtttttccaacTTCGAGTCACGTTTCAAAGCACTTTACTCGAGAAAACAAACAGCGTCATCAGAAAGAACTCGGTCGAAATGAAAGAGACACTGGGCAATCTCTATAGGTCACACGGACTAGAAAAAGCGCAAAAAACTgtcaaaacgaaaatgaaagaacTTGTCGACAACTCGTTTGACCATAGCCTAGGAGTGGCTGTAAAGGCATGGAATAAGCTGTTAGAGAAACAGTTCTTCCAACTAGACGATGCCGGGACTTTTAAATGGGAAAACAGAGAAGAACTTCGTACAAATTTGGTCCTAAAGATGGGAATATCAGTTATAAAACGCACACAAATGGAGTGCATAAATAAATTTCACGCAGAACTGAGAAAATCCTGCTCGTCCGAATCATCAACAACCAATGACTTTGACGATGAGGAACGACACCGCTTTCTAACAAATGGAATAGCCAACATTAAATCTGAACTAGCTAGAAATGTAGAGAAGCTGACGCAGAAAATGATGGAGTATTTCATCCATAATCACAATGCATTCACTTAG